Genomic window (Streptomyces liliiviolaceus):
CGGTGAGGTGTACGCGGCCGTCGACCAGGACGGCGTCGACGGACTCACGCTCATCGAGCCGGGTTACGAGATGCCCCACCCGACGCTGCCGGCGGTACGGGTGCCGCGGCGCGACGACCTCTGGACCCGGCCCATCAGTAAGGTGCTGCTGCGGCATCCCCTGCTCTCCGACGACGAGTTGGCGTCCGCCGCCCGTGGAGCGGTCGGTTCCCTCGCCACCGTGACGATGTCCGGGCCCGGTACCGTCGAACTCCAGCCATGCGGCATCACGAAGGCCACGGGCCTCGCCCTCGCCGCCGGCCGGCTGGGCCTGACGTCGGCGCAGACCATCGCCTTCGGGGACATGCCGAACGACATCCCGATGTTCGACTGGGCGGCGCGCGGGGTCGCCATGGCCAACGCGCATCCCGAACTCAAGTCCGTCGCCGACGAGATCACCCTCTCGAACGAGGACGACGGCATCGCGGTGGTCCTGGAGCGCATGTTCTCCACCGACCGCACCGACCGCACCGACCGCACCGACCGCACCGACCGCACCGACCGGACGGGCCCCCGGGTCGGCCGGCAGGCCGGTCCGGGGGCCCGCTCGGGCGTCGGTCAGTAGGCGCCGAAGACGTTGTCGATCGAGCCGTAGCGCGCGGCGGCGTAGTTGCACGCCGCCGTGATGTTGGCGACCGGGTCGAAGGGGTCCAGCGACGTACCGGTCACGTGGTACGCCGAGAAGGTCGGGTCGATGACCTGCAGGAGCCCCTTCGACGGCGTACCGGCGACCGCGTTGGAGTCCCAGTTGTTCATGGCCTGCGGGTTGCCCGACGACTCGCGGATGATGTTGCGGTGGATGCCGTCGTAGGTGCCCGGGATGCCCTGCTGGGCCATGACGTCCAGCGACTCCCTGATCCAGCCGTCGAGGTCGTCCGTGTAGGTCTTCGCCGAGGCAGGGGTGACGGCGGACGCCGTGGAGGCCTTGGACGCCGTGGCGGTCTTCGCCGAGGTCCCGCCGTTCTTCGTGCCCACGGTCAGCTTCAGGCCCGGCCGAATGGTCGACGGGTCGTCGCCGATGACCGCGCGGTTGGCCTTGTACAGCTTCTTCCAGTCGCCCGTGGTGTGCGCCTTGGCGATCTTGGACAGGGTGTCGCCCTCGACCACCTTGTAGGTGACCAGCGAGACCTGCGGGACCGCGTTCGGGGTGGCGGCCTGGGCGCCGGTGGCCCCCACGAGGGGGAGCGCGAGCGCGGCTCCGCCCGTCCCGGCGGCGACGATGCCACGGGTGAGGGTGCTGTTTCTGGGGCGGCGGTGCTTGCCTCGTGCGGGCATGGCGAATGTCCTCTCCGGCGCCTGCGAGGTGAGCTGTCGGGTTCGGACTGGAGATGCCCGGCCGCGTGGTGTGCGCGACTTGACCCCTAGCCGTTCCGATTTCCGGTCCGGCGGCTTACCTGGGTCCCCCGCTCCTGCCGTACGCGAGTGAATGGATGACTGGGATTTCCGGGCGGCGGCAGGATTAGGCGATCCGTCCGGAGTGACGTGAACGTATGCGAGAGCACATGCCGTGAACAAGCCCCGAATTCGCGCAGCGACGGCTTTGAACTGCCATGTCGGGCGAATATCTCTTGATCAAAGCGGAAGGCGAAGTTCAACTTGCTTTCCGCAAAGGGAAATCGGCGGGACCGGAAAAACGATCACTTCGCGCGGGCGTGACTCAATTCACTGGCGCGGGCGGCCAATGTCCATAAAAAAGGTGATACGCAATATTCTGTCGACGCCGAATGCGGGCGGGATGCCGGTCGCCGTGGGCGGTTCCAGGGGCAGGCGAACTCGGCGAACTCGGCCCGGCTCAACCCGCCGTACGCGGAATCCGTTTCTCCCAGGTGCGGTGGAACACCACTTCGTCGCCGTCCTTGCAGATCACTTCGTTCGAGGTGATGAAGTCCGTCTCGTCGCAGGTGATTTCGGAGTGTGTCTCGACGCTCGCGTCCCACGGCATTTCCGGCCGGTGCAGCCGGACGGACCAGTCGGACCTGGTGTGCGCGGACAACGGGTCCGCCTCATTGATCGTGTATGTCTCCAGCGCGTCCTCGGTGAATTCGAGACCGTCCGGATAGACACGGGTGCCGCCGTACCGCGGATCCACTTCCAGGCGCCATTCACCCTTGGCGACATCGCGGACCACGAGGCGTTCGGGGCGCGGCTCGTCCAGTGTGGCGGGGAAGTTCACGCCCAGCGGAGCCGACTGCTCCGGTTCCTCGAAGACGATGGCGGGGTCCGACTCCTGGGCGCGGAGCGGGAGTTCCAGCACGCTGCCCGACGGGGTGAGGGTGAAGCCCGCCTCCGAGCCAGGCTGGGGCCAGATCCATGGCCAGTACGCGGAGGAGACGGCGAGCCGGATGCGATGGCCCGGCGGGAAGGCGTGGCCGATGCCGTTCAGTTCGAAGAGCACATCCTCCGTAGAGTCCGGTTCCCAGGGGACCACCTGGTCACGGCCGTGACGGGCTGTCAGGTTCAGGACTCCTCGGGTGACCAGGGTCGAGGAGCCGTCGGGTGCCACGTCGCACAGACGGGCCACTACATGTCCACGTTTCACCGGCGAGGTGAGCCTCAGGCGCACGCGCGGGCGGCCCAGTACCCAGATCTCCTCCGGGACCTCGAACTCGAAGCACACCGACCGCGCGTCCTCCTCCCGCTGGTCCGGCGGCAGGTCCGCGTCGTTGCCGAAGGGGAAGAAGCGGCCGGCGTCCAGCCCGGTGTGCTGGGGGGAGCGCACCACCACGGGGGCGCCCTGGAGCGCGTACGGGACGTGGGCGACCAGGGGGGAGGGCCAGGCGGGATCGCCGACCCAGCGGCCGGGCAGTACCGGGTACACCGTCGCGGGAGGGTGCGAGTCGCTGACGTACGAGCGGAGGAGCGGCTCGGACATCACCCTGGAGCCGGAGCCGGAGCCGGAGCCGGAGCCGGAGCCGGAGCCGGAGCCGCTGTCGCTGTCGCTGTCGGAGCCGGTGTCGGTCTCGGTGCCGGTCCCGGTCCCGGTGTCCTTCAGCCAGTGGTCCCACCAGCGCAGCGTCTCCTGGAGGAAGCCGATGGCGGGGCCCGGCGGCAGCCCCCGGTCGGGGTACTGGTGCGACCAGGGCCCGATCAGGCCGCGTACGCGGTCCGGCGGGAGGTGTTCCACGAGGCGCAGCACGGTGTCCCGGTACGGGTCGTGCCAGCCGCCGACCGCGAGCACGGCCGCCCGGATGGCCGAGTAGTCCTCGCAGACGCTGCCGCGGCGCCACTGCTCGTCCCTCGTCTGGTGGGCGAGCCAGGTGTGCAGGAACGGATCGACGGACTCCAGTCGTTGCACCCACAGATCGCGCCAGGACCCGCCCACGTATGCGGGATCGGGCGGGCGCGCCACGAACGCGAGCATGGTCGCCGCCCACGCGTGCATGTCGACGGCGAGTACGGAACCACCCATGTAGTGCACGTCGTTGTCGTAGCGGTCGTCCGACGAGCAGACCGTGACGACGGCCTTGAGCGGTTCGGGTGCGAGGGCCGCGATCTGGAGGGAGTTGAAGCCGCCCCAGGAGATGCCGAACATACCGACCTTGCCGGAGCACCAGGGCCGGGCGGCGAGCCACTCGACGACCTCGACCCCGTCGGCCAGTTCCGTCGCGGAGTACTCGTCGCCCGGCAGGCCCTCGGAGTTGCCGTGCCCGCGGACGTCCACGCGCACGGAGGCGTAGCCGTGGCCCGCGTACCAGGGGTGGCGCTGCCAGTCGCGCGGGGCGGTCCAGTCGGTCAGCCGGTAGGGGAGGTATTCGAGCAGTGCCGGTACGGGTTCTTCGGTGACGGGACGCCACACGCGCGCGTAGAGCTTGGTTCCGTCCGCGAGGGGAACGCGGATGTCCTCGTGAAACGTCTCGCAGGGGAAGGACGTACGGATGCGCATGGGTGTCACCTCAGTGGACGGGGTGCATCGTGCGGCGCAGCCAGGGCGCCGCGGCGATCACGAGCAGACCGGCGGCCACGGCGATCGCGCCGTTGACACCGAAGTACGCGGGCTTGGAGACGTCGTCGTAGAGCTTCACGGTCTGGGCCTGGATGCCGTTGGCGAGGGCCAGCGAGAGGAACCAGAGGGACATGGTCTGGCTGGCGAAGGCCTTCGGGGCGAGTTTCGTGGTGGCCGACATGCCGGAGGTCTCCAGGAGGATGTCGCCGAGCCCCAGCAGGAAGTACGAGCCGACGATCCACCAGACGGACATCAGGTAGTCGTCGCCGTCGTGGCCGGAGGTCGGCAGCGCCATCAGCAGGAACGACAGTCCTCCCAGCACCACGCCGAACGCGATCTTGTTGGAGGCGTGCGGCTGGCGGTGCCCCATCCGCACCCAGAGCGCGGCCACCACGGGGGCCAGCGCGACCTCGAAGGCGCCCAGGGCGGACGCGTACCAGCCGGCGGGGAAGTCGAAGCCGAGGATCGTCGTCTCGGCGTTCGAGGCGGCCAGCAGGATCATCGTCGAGTACGCCTGGAAGAGGATGAAGTTGAAGACCGTGGAGGCCAGGAAGAGCACGATGTACGGGCGCAGCCGGCCCCGTTCCTCGGGGGTCACCCGCGGGCTGCGGAACATCACCGCGAAGTACACCACCGGCGCGATCACCGAGATCAGCGTCAGCAGGTCCACGAAGCGGTCCATGGTGAGCACTCCGGAGAGGGCCAGTATGACCGCGAGAACGGCCGCGACGAGGAGCCCCAGGACGATCAGCCGGACCGCGCGGCGCATGGCGCGGGGCGGCAGCGCGAACTCGGCCGCCCGTCCGCGTCCGGCCAGGTGACGGCGGCCCGCGACGTACTGGATCAGACCGAGGGTCATGCCGACGGCCGCCGCGGAGAAGCCCCAGTGCCAGCCCCGGTGGTCGCCGAGCCAACCGGTGATCAGCGGTCCCGCGAAGGCGCCCGTGTTGATGGCCATGTAGTAGAGCGCGAAACCGGCGTCGCGGCGGTCGTCGTCGGTGCGGTAGAGCTTGCCGACCATGGTGGCGACGTTCGGCTTCAGCAGGCCCGTGCCCGCGCTGATCAGGCCGAGGCCGGCCCAGGTGGCCGCGGCGGTGGGCACCGCCATCGCGTAGTGGCCGCAGGCGATCAGGATCCCGCCCCACAGGACCGCCCGGTAGGAGCCGAGGACCCGGTCGGCGAGCCAGCCGCCGGCCACCGAGACCAGATAGACCAGCGTCCCGTACGCGGCCGACACGGAGGCCGCCGTTCCGGCGGACATGCCCAGGCCTCCGTGGGCGACCGTGTCCGCGAAGTACAGGACGAGGATCGCCTGCATCCCGAGGAACGAGAAGCGCTCCCAGACCTCAAGCCCGGACAGGGTCAGCAGGCCCCTGGGCTGGCCGAAGAAGGCGTGGTCGTCCGCGGGGTCCGGGGGCTCGTCCCCGGGCTCCGGATCGGGTGCGGAGCCGGTTTCGATCGCACTGTGGGACAAGATCCACCACTTCCCGCACCACGTCCTGAAAAGCCATCCTCTTTCAGGAGCTATCCATCAGTTCTCGGTCATATCGACAGATCACGAACATACCCTCCGTGGTTCGATACCGCCCGGCCTGACCGAAGGGGCAAAAGGGATCAGCCGGCGGGTGTCCGGCAGGGTGGTGGCAGGTGACGGGCGGGCGCTCATCGTGATCGAAAGACGACCGGATACGCTGACTTGAGTGCCAGCAGCGACACATCGACAAACACCCACAGCACAGAGCACACCCAGAGCATCCAGAGACCGCCGTTGAGAGCGTCAGCAGACAGGAGACCCTCGTGACCGTCGTCGGGCCGTTCGGGCTGAGCGTGCGGGACCAGGCTCTCGAAGCCGATGTCCAGGCCGGATTGGCGGCTGTCGAGGAGGGACTGCTCGAAGCGACCAAGAGCGAGGTCCCGTTCATCACGGAGGCCGCGCAGCACCTCGTGCGCGCGGGCGGCAAGCGGTTCCGGCCGCTGCTCGTGATGCTCGCCGCCCAGTTCGGTGATCCGTACGCGCCGGGGATCGTGCCCTCGGCGGTCGTCGTCGAGCTGACCCATCTCGCCACGCTGTACCACGACGACGTGATGGACGAGGCGGACGTGCGCCGCGGGGTGCCCAGCGCCAACAGCCGCTGGGACAACTCGGTCGCGGTCCTCACCGGCGACTTCCTCTTCGCGCGCGCCTCGCACATCCTGGCCGACCTGGGCCCCGAGGCCGTACGGGTCCAGGCGGAGGCGTTCGAGCGGCTGGTCACCGGCCAGATCCTGGAGACGGCGGGACCGCGCGACGGACGCGACCCGGTCGACCACTACATGGACGTGCTCGGCGGCAAGACCGGCTCCCTGATCGCCGTGGCCGGCCGGTTCGGCGCGATGATGTCGGGCGCCGACGAGACGGT
Coding sequences:
- a CDS encoding polyprenyl synthetase family protein; amino-acid sequence: MTVVGPFGLSVRDQALEADVQAGLAAVEEGLLEATKSEVPFITEAAQHLVRAGGKRFRPLLVMLAAQFGDPYAPGIVPSAVVVELTHLATLYHDDVMDEADVRRGVPSANSRWDNSVAVLTGDFLFARASHILADLGPEAVRVQAEAFERLVTGQILETAGPRDGRDPVDHYMDVLGGKTGSLIAVAGRFGAMMSGADETVVDVLTQYGERLGVAFQLADDVLDIASDSHESGKTPGTDLREGIPTLPVLRLRERVERRGLAEDIALAELLASDLTDDARHAEALARLRVHPALDHARRDTVRYAEDARATLAPLPECDAKAALVELCDAVVHRAG
- a CDS encoding peptide MFS transporter, with the translated sequence MSHSAIETGSAPDPEPGDEPPDPADDHAFFGQPRGLLTLSGLEVWERFSFLGMQAILVLYFADTVAHGGLGMSAGTAASVSAAYGTLVYLVSVAGGWLADRVLGSYRAVLWGGILIACGHYAMAVPTAAATWAGLGLISAGTGLLKPNVATMVGKLYRTDDDRRDAGFALYYMAINTGAFAGPLITGWLGDHRGWHWGFSAAAVGMTLGLIQYVAGRRHLAGRGRAAEFALPPRAMRRAVRLIVLGLLVAAVLAVILALSGVLTMDRFVDLLTLISVIAPVVYFAVMFRSPRVTPEERGRLRPYIVLFLASTVFNFILFQAYSTMILLAASNAETTILGFDFPAGWYASALGAFEVALAPVVAALWVRMGHRQPHASNKIAFGVVLGGLSFLLMALPTSGHDGDDYLMSVWWIVGSYFLLGLGDILLETSGMSATTKLAPKAFASQTMSLWFLSLALANGIQAQTVKLYDDVSKPAYFGVNGAIAVAAGLLVIAAAPWLRRTMHPVH
- a CDS encoding CocE/NonD family hydrolase encodes the protein MRIRTSFPCETFHEDIRVPLADGTKLYARVWRPVTEEPVPALLEYLPYRLTDWTAPRDWQRHPWYAGHGYASVRVDVRGHGNSEGLPGDEYSATELADGVEVVEWLAARPWCSGKVGMFGISWGGFNSLQIAALAPEPLKAVVTVCSSDDRYDNDVHYMGGSVLAVDMHAWAATMLAFVARPPDPAYVGGSWRDLWVQRLESVDPFLHTWLAHQTRDEQWRRGSVCEDYSAIRAAVLAVGGWHDPYRDTVLRLVEHLPPDRVRGLIGPWSHQYPDRGLPPGPAIGFLQETLRWWDHWLKDTGTGTGTETDTGSDSDSDSGSGSGSGSGSGSGSGSRVMSEPLLRSYVSDSHPPATVYPVLPGRWVGDPAWPSPLVAHVPYALQGAPVVVRSPQHTGLDAGRFFPFGNDADLPPDQREEDARSVCFEFEVPEEIWVLGRPRVRLRLTSPVKRGHVVARLCDVAPDGSSTLVTRGVLNLTARHGRDQVVPWEPDSTEDVLFELNGIGHAFPPGHRIRLAVSSAYWPWIWPQPGSEAGFTLTPSGSVLELPLRAQESDPAIVFEEPEQSAPLGVNFPATLDEPRPERLVVRDVAKGEWRLEVDPRYGGTRVYPDGLEFTEDALETYTINEADPLSAHTRSDWSVRLHRPEMPWDASVETHSEITCDETDFITSNEVICKDGDEVVFHRTWEKRIPRTAG
- a CDS encoding transglycosylase SLT domain-containing protein — encoded protein: MPARGKHRRPRNSTLTRGIVAAGTGGAALALPLVGATGAQAATPNAVPQVSLVTYKVVEGDTLSKIAKAHTTGDWKKLYKANRAVIGDDPSTIRPGLKLTVGTKNGGTSAKTATASKASTASAVTPASAKTYTDDLDGWIRESLDVMAQQGIPGTYDGIHRNIIRESSGNPQAMNNWDSNAVAGTPSKGLLQVIDPTFSAYHVTGTSLDPFDPVANITAACNYAAARYGSIDNVFGAY
- a CDS encoding HAD family hydrolase, whose amino-acid sequence is MAPPIAYSLIATDLDGTLLRGDDTLSDRSRAALAMAVGAGARHLVVTGRPAPRVRPLLDELGSQGLAVCGQGAQLYDAGADRMVWSVTLERELAEVALGKIEAEVGEVYAAVDQDGVDGLTLIEPGYEMPHPTLPAVRVPRRDDLWTRPISKVLLRHPLLSDDELASAARGAVGSLATVTMSGPGTVELQPCGITKATGLALAAGRLGLTSAQTIAFGDMPNDIPMFDWAARGVAMANAHPELKSVADEITLSNEDDGIAVVLERMFSTDRTDRTDRTDRTDRTDRTGPRVGRQAGPGARSGVGQ